In the genome of Shewanella glacialimarina, one region contains:
- a CDS encoding YciI family protein, whose protein sequence is MWYMISSQDVENSLEKRLSVRADHLDRLQALADEGRLLTAGPHPAIDNENPGEAGFTGSLVVADFASLEEAQAWADVDPYIAAGVYKSVIVKPFKRVLP, encoded by the coding sequence ATGTGGTATATGATCTCTTCTCAAGATGTTGAAAACAGTTTAGAAAAACGCTTATCAGTCCGTGCCGATCACCTTGATCGTTTACAAGCTTTAGCCGATGAAGGCCGCTTGTTAACCGCAGGCCCACATCCTGCAATCGATAATGAAAATCCAGGTGAAGCTGGGTTTACAGGTTCACTAGTGGTTGCTGATTTTGCCTCACTAGAAGAAGCACAAGCTTGGGCCGATGTGGACCCGTATATTGCTGCAGGTGTGTATAAAAGCGTGATTGTTAAACCGTTTAAACGAGTCCTTCCATAA
- the bioD gene encoding dethiobiotin synthase → MYFVTGTDTDSGKTLISSALLSLAQGNKCGFKPIASGCVLTPDGLRNPDAQALMAQSNMGLSYQQVNPIAFEPAIAPHIAAAQIDVTLSASKVVEALLATPILAADFALIEGAGGWRLPLGNNQYLSDSVKQLDAYVQTHNAERVGVILVVGMKLGCLNHALLTLQAIEADSLKVVGWVANQVDANMSEIAANLASLQQMMTAPYLGYVPHLPHASAELAAKHLDIGQLS, encoded by the coding sequence ATTTATTTTGTGACGGGAACCGACACCGATAGCGGTAAAACCTTAATTTCTTCAGCGTTGCTTTCTTTAGCCCAAGGTAACAAGTGTGGCTTTAAACCCATCGCATCTGGCTGTGTGTTAACGCCTGATGGATTAAGAAACCCAGATGCGCAAGCGTTAATGGCACAATCGAACATGGGCTTAAGCTACCAACAGGTTAATCCTATTGCGTTTGAACCAGCCATTGCGCCGCATATTGCTGCTGCTCAAATAGATGTAACATTATCGGCGTCTAAGGTAGTAGAAGCTTTACTGGCAACACCAATTTTAGCGGCAGATTTCGCCTTAATTGAAGGGGCGGGTGGCTGGCGATTACCCTTAGGCAATAACCAGTATTTGTCGGACAGTGTTAAGCAACTGGATGCTTATGTACAAACCCATAATGCCGAACGAGTCGGGGTTATTTTAGTGGTCGGTATGAAGCTAGGGTGTTTGAATCATGCTTTATTGACCTTACAAGCGATTGAAGCCGATAGCTTAAAGGTTGTTGGTTGGGTGGCTAATCAGGTAGATGCAAACATGAGTGAGATAGCCGCTAATTTGGCAAGCTTACAACAAATGATGACAGCACCTTATTTAGGTTACGTGCCTCACCTTCCACACGCAAGTGCTGAATTAGCCGCAAAACACCTTGATATCGGGCAGTTGTCATAG
- the xthA gene encoding exodeoxyribonuclease III has product MKIVSFNINGIRARLHQLQALIDSHQPDIIGLQETKVHDEAFPLADVEAMGYKVHYHGGKAHYGVAMLSKVEPIKVIKGFESDSDDAQRRLIIGQFSQPNGRVLTVINGYFPQGESIHHETKYPAKRKFYQDLMTYLTTHHTPDEDIAVIGDINISPLDLDIGIGEPNAKRWLKSGKCSFQPEEREWLKTLLDWGFVDSFRQLHPTRTERYSWFDYRSKGFDDNRGLRIDVVLATQSLVANVVESDVDYELRGIEKPSDHAPIWSTFKA; this is encoded by the coding sequence ATGAAAATTGTCTCATTTAACATCAATGGTATTCGGGCGCGGTTACATCAATTACAGGCATTGATTGATAGCCACCAGCCAGACATTATTGGCTTACAAGAAACCAAAGTGCACGATGAAGCGTTTCCGTTGGCCGATGTTGAAGCCATGGGCTACAAGGTGCATTACCATGGTGGCAAAGCCCACTATGGCGTAGCTATGTTGTCTAAAGTCGAGCCTATCAAGGTCATAAAAGGTTTTGAAAGCGACAGCGACGATGCACAGCGTCGTTTAATCATCGGCCAATTTAGCCAGCCAAATGGCCGTGTATTAACTGTCATCAACGGTTACTTTCCCCAGGGTGAAAGTATTCACCATGAAACCAAGTACCCTGCTAAGCGCAAATTTTACCAAGATTTAATGACCTACTTAACCACTCACCACACCCCAGATGAAGACATCGCTGTGATTGGTGATATCAATATTTCACCACTTGATTTAGATATCGGTATTGGTGAACCTAACGCTAAGCGTTGGTTAAAATCAGGTAAGTGTAGTTTTCAACCTGAAGAGCGTGAATGGTTAAAGACCTTATTAGACTGGGGCTTTGTTGACAGTTTCCGTCAATTACATCCAACACGTACTGAGCGTTATTCATGGTTTGATTATCGCAGCAAAGGCTTTGATGACAACCGTGGTCTGCGTATTGACGTTGTGTTAGCAACACAATCGTTAGTGGCTAATGTGGTTGAGTCTGATGTCGATTATGAGTTACGCGGCATCGAAAAACCCTCTGATCACGCTCCGATCTGGAGCACATTTAAAGCATAA
- the trpD gene encoding anthranilate phosphoribosyltransferase, whose protein sequence is MPTESMQTLFDSLYQGNALTRQQSASLFASIVAGEMDPVTMAGMLVALKMRGETIDEITGAADALRQAAKAFPRSNQSIISGVVDIVGTGGDGFNTINISTTAAFVAAAAGAKVAKHGNRGVSSKSGSSDLLTHCGIGLTMTPEASSHCIDTLGLCFLFAPHYHAGVRHAVPVRQALKTRTIFNILGPLINPAKPEFMLLGVYSPKLLAPIVNVLNGLGVKRAMVVHGSGLDEVALHGDTQVAELNNGDIRFYTLTPEELGVTRADINLLTGGEPSENAQITQAILQGKGETAQRDAVAINAGCALYISGVADSVQAGTQLALTTLASGKAHQVLTQLATISQATEQAQVHAQTQG, encoded by the coding sequence ATGCCAACTGAATCAATGCAAACGCTGTTTGATAGCTTGTATCAAGGAAATGCGTTAACCCGTCAGCAAAGTGCCAGTTTATTTGCCAGCATAGTGGCTGGTGAAATGGACCCAGTCACTATGGCGGGAATGTTAGTCGCATTAAAAATGCGCGGCGAAACCATAGATGAAATCACCGGTGCTGCAGATGCATTACGTCAAGCGGCTAAAGCTTTTCCTCGCAGCAATCAATCTATTATTTCTGGAGTGGTTGATATTGTCGGCACCGGTGGTGATGGATTTAACACCATCAATATATCAACCACAGCGGCTTTTGTTGCAGCTGCAGCTGGCGCTAAAGTGGCCAAACACGGTAATCGCGGCGTATCAAGTAAATCAGGATCGTCAGATCTACTTACCCATTGTGGTATTGGCTTGACCATGACACCTGAGGCCTCAAGTCACTGTATTGACACGCTCGGATTATGTTTCTTATTCGCACCGCATTACCATGCGGGAGTACGTCATGCAGTACCTGTTCGCCAGGCACTAAAAACTCGCACCATATTTAACATTCTTGGGCCATTAATTAATCCGGCAAAACCTGAGTTTATGCTGCTTGGGGTGTATTCTCCTAAATTGTTAGCCCCTATCGTTAATGTGCTCAATGGATTGGGCGTAAAGCGCGCCATGGTTGTTCATGGTAGCGGCTTAGATGAAGTGGCTTTACACGGTGATACTCAAGTGGCTGAGCTAAACAATGGTGATATTCGCTTTTATACCCTAACGCCGGAAGAATTAGGCGTAACCAGAGCGGATATCAATTTATTAACCGGCGGTGAACCAAGTGAAAACGCCCAAATAACCCAAGCTATTTTGCAGGGTAAAGGCGAGACTGCACAACGTGATGCTGTAGCGATTAATGCCGGTTGTGCCCTTTATATCAGTGGTGTTGCTGACTCAGTTCAAGCGGGAACTCAGCTGGCGCTAACTACCTTAGCTAGCGGTAAAGCGCACCAGGTACTGACACAATTAGCAACCATAAGCCAAGCTACTGAGCAAGCTCAAGTGCACGCGCAAACTCAAGGGTAA
- a CDS encoding septation protein A translates to MKQLLDFLPLVIFFAVYKFADIYTATGVLIAATAVQLMVTYLLYKQVEKMHLITFAMVTVFGSLTLFFHDDAFIKWKVTIVYGLFAVGLGVSQLMGKSALKSMLGKEMVVQDKIWAQVTWYWVSFFIICGIVNIYVAFSLPLETWVNFKVFGLTALTLINTVVTVVYLFKHMENPPEEPKSE, encoded by the coding sequence ATGAAACAATTGCTCGATTTCTTACCCTTAGTTATTTTTTTCGCCGTGTATAAATTTGCCGATATTTATACCGCGACAGGCGTACTTATCGCCGCCACAGCAGTACAACTTATGGTAACGTACCTACTATATAAACAAGTAGAGAAAATGCATCTCATTACCTTCGCTATGGTAACGGTATTTGGCTCATTAACTTTGTTTTTTCATGACGATGCCTTCATAAAATGGAAAGTCACTATCGTCTATGGACTGTTTGCCGTGGGGCTAGGTGTTAGCCAATTAATGGGCAAGTCAGCACTGAAAAGTATGCTAGGTAAAGAGATGGTTGTCCAAGATAAGATCTGGGCTCAGGTAACCTGGTATTGGGTCAGTTTTTTCATTATTTGCGGTATCGTCAATATTTATGTCGCCTTTAGTTTACCGCTAGAAACCTGGGTTAACTTTAAGGTCTTTGGCTTAACCGCTTTAACCCTAATTAATACCGTAGTCACTGTGGTTTACTTGTTTAAACACATGGAAAACCCACCGGAAGAACCAAAAAGCGAATAG
- a CDS encoding aminodeoxychorismate/anthranilate synthase component II: protein MKLYLLDNFDSFTYNLVDQFRSLGFEVVIYRNDVSAEYLAEKLLNETQQAALVLSPGPGAPHEAGCMMALIGKVAGKVPMLGICLGHQAMVEYYGGKVERAPFVVHGKASPTVHNGQGVFANLPSPLPVARYHSLVATRVPDCLDIIATTDDMPMAILHDAHKAVGFQFHPESILTTLGSQLLTQTLTYLTTTSMSQGGQ from the coding sequence CTATAACCTGGTTGATCAATTCAGAAGCCTGGGTTTTGAAGTGGTTATTTACCGGAATGACGTTAGCGCCGAATATTTGGCAGAAAAGCTATTGAATGAAACCCAGCAAGCCGCATTGGTGTTATCACCCGGCCCTGGTGCGCCGCACGAAGCGGGCTGCATGATGGCATTAATTGGTAAAGTGGCGGGCAAAGTGCCTATGTTAGGTATTTGTCTTGGTCACCAAGCCATGGTGGAATATTACGGTGGAAAAGTAGAGCGCGCACCTTTTGTAGTGCACGGTAAAGCCAGCCCGACAGTGCATAACGGTCAAGGTGTATTTGCCAACCTTCCCTCACCTTTACCCGTTGCCCGTTATCACAGTTTAGTGGCGACAAGAGTACCTGATTGCCTTGATATTATTGCCACCACAGATGATATGCCAATGGCGATTTTACATGATGCCCACAAGGCAGTGGGATTCCAATTTCATCCAGAATCAATTTTAACCACTCTTGGCAGTCAATTACTGACCCAAACACTGACGTATTTAACCACGACCTCGATGTCTCAAGGAGGCCAATAA
- a CDS encoding methyltransferase domain-containing protein, translated as MLDKSVADTFSHAASLYKQHDVLQRITAKTLQGNAILTGHLADIGCGPGTCFSDFSSVSNVTAIDIAAGMLEQVRLNYPQYSTLNCDAQSLTLSANSVDSVYSNLALQWCDDFPKAVNEIERVLVDNGVCSLAIVADGSLPELQTLGFRTNQFTSMPSLLSAFGVKDASMQSCNSHWTVLQAKVEKVTVYFDSLRSLLYSIKGVGASAGQAGSQSRAMLSKSAWQERVVLAQGLATEKGIPLTYHIAYIHAKKR; from the coding sequence ATGTTAGATAAATCGGTTGCCGATACCTTTTCCCATGCGGCTAGTTTGTATAAACAACATGATGTGCTACAGCGGATCACCGCCAAAACATTACAGGGTAATGCCATATTAACAGGTCATCTGGCAGATATTGGCTGTGGCCCTGGTACCTGTTTTAGTGATTTTTCATCGGTATCTAACGTCACTGCAATAGATATTGCCGCTGGCATGTTAGAGCAGGTCAGATTGAATTACCCTCAATATTCAACCCTTAACTGTGATGCGCAATCTTTGACGCTTAGCGCTAATAGTGTTGACAGCGTTTACTCAAATCTTGCCTTGCAATGGTGTGATGATTTCCCCAAAGCAGTTAATGAAATTGAGCGCGTGTTAGTGGATAACGGTGTTTGTAGTCTCGCCATAGTAGCCGATGGCAGTTTACCTGAACTACAAACGTTAGGTTTTAGAACCAATCAATTTACCAGTATGCCCAGCCTGTTAAGCGCGTTTGGTGTTAAAGATGCATCGATGCAATCGTGCAACAGTCATTGGACGGTTTTACAGGCCAAGGTCGAAAAAGTAACCGTGTATTTCGATAGTTTACGCAGTTTATTGTATTCAATTAAAGGCGTTGGCGCATCAGCTGGGCAAGCTGGCAGTCAATCGCGGGCGATGTTATCAAAATCCGCCTGGCAAGAGCGGGTGGTGTTAGCACAAGGCCTCGCCACCGAAAAGGGCATACCTTTGACCTACCACATAGCTTATATCCACGCGAAAAAGCGTTAA
- the trpCF gene encoding bifunctional indole-3-glycerol-phosphate synthase TrpC/phosphoribosylanthranilate isomerase TrpF yields MNQANLSPKESNVLTKIVDTKVAHIAALKLRFPEATLQPKTSDRSLFEALKQPNAQYIFECKKASPSKGVIRPVFDVDAIADTYTKYAAGISVLTDEEFFQGDMDYIPQVRARVTQPILCKDFFVDVYQVKLAAHQGADAILLMLSVLDDEQYRLLAEEAAKYQLDTLTEVSNEDELHRAIDLNAPIIGINNRNLRDLSTDLATTEQLAPHIPADRVVISESGIYSHDQIKRLNPLVDGYLVGSSIMAQEDIDLACRQLLFGNNKVCGLTRIEDIKAVADLGGVYGGLIFYPKSPRAVDLPQAKVLVDQMGVQGISLNMVGVFVNADTQEIVEAANTLALHAVQLHGSETELEIAALAEQFSGLNINCAIWKAIAVDSTCGDIGVTPKGVDRYLYDSKNENRFGGTGQAFNWQLSIENKDQAMLAGGLNAGNAYEASQQGFYGLDFNSGVESHPGQKEYSLLAQVFSNLRRN; encoded by the coding sequence ATGAATCAAGCTAATCTATCACCAAAAGAAAGTAATGTATTAACTAAAATAGTGGATACCAAAGTCGCCCATATTGCCGCACTTAAGCTGCGTTTTCCAGAAGCGACATTACAACCCAAAACATCTGACCGCAGTTTATTTGAGGCGCTAAAACAGCCTAATGCGCAATATATATTTGAGTGTAAAAAAGCCAGTCCATCAAAAGGGGTTATTCGTCCAGTATTTGATGTTGATGCCATTGCTGATACCTATACCAAGTATGCAGCGGGTATTTCAGTACTCACCGACGAAGAGTTCTTTCAAGGTGATATGGATTATATTCCTCAAGTACGCGCCCGTGTTACTCAGCCTATTTTATGTAAAGACTTTTTTGTTGATGTATACCAGGTCAAATTAGCTGCCCATCAGGGCGCTGACGCAATACTGTTAATGCTTTCGGTGCTCGATGATGAACAATACCGACTACTAGCTGAAGAAGCTGCAAAGTATCAATTAGATACATTGACCGAAGTCAGTAATGAAGACGAATTACACCGAGCGATTGATCTTAATGCGCCTATTATTGGTATCAACAACCGTAACTTACGTGATTTATCGACAGATTTGGCTACTACAGAACAATTAGCGCCGCATATTCCAGCGGATCGGGTAGTGATAAGTGAATCAGGCATTTACTCGCATGACCAGATAAAACGACTCAACCCTTTGGTTGACGGTTACTTGGTTGGCAGCTCAATTATGGCGCAAGAGGATATCGATTTAGCGTGTCGTCAGTTATTATTTGGCAACAACAAAGTCTGTGGCTTAACTCGTATTGAAGATATTAAAGCCGTCGCCGATTTAGGCGGTGTTTATGGCGGCTTAATTTTTTATCCTAAATCACCACGCGCAGTCGATTTACCCCAAGCTAAAGTCTTGGTGGACCAAATGGGTGTTCAGGGCATTAGCCTTAATATGGTAGGTGTATTTGTCAATGCTGACACACAAGAAATAGTCGAAGCCGCTAACACCTTAGCGTTACATGCGGTGCAATTACACGGTAGCGAAACAGAACTTGAAATAGCCGCATTAGCTGAGCAGTTTAGCGGTTTAAATATTAATTGTGCTATTTGGAAAGCCATTGCCGTTGACAGTACCTGTGGCGACATTGGTGTTACGCCAAAAGGCGTAGACCGTTACTTGTATGATAGTAAGAATGAGAATCGATTTGGCGGCACGGGTCAAGCTTTTAACTGGCAATTATCTATCGAAAATAAAGATCAAGCTATGCTAGCGGGTGGCTTAAATGCCGGTAATGCTTACGAAGCCAGCCAGCAAGGGTTCTACGGATTAGACTTTAACTCAGGTGTAGAATCACACCCTGGTCAAAAGGAATATTCATTATTGGCACAGGTATTTAGCAACCTGAGACGCAACTAA
- a CDS encoding 8-amino-7-oxononanoate synthase, translating into MAHPLTDKMTQQMAQQQESGLLRQRHELNAATHQPTAFIDFSHNDYLGLANASELADALYQGALTYGVGSKASPLVSGYGQAHAMLEQKLCEMTGHQAGMLFCSGFSANSALMKTLFSSTDTVIADKLVHASIIDGIQDSGAKLLRYLHNDIDSAARLLTKHPNSVLVTESVFSMDGDCAPISDLSALCRQHNSLIIVDDAHGFGVLSAKRLTAADADIQVVTFGKALGCQGAAILASQQVIDFLVANARHYIYSTALSPANAYLAFSALKLIEQQPERLMQLNDNITLFRRLAEQAGIGLTESNTAIQPIIIGDNISTMTVAESLAQKGFKVGAIRSPTVPQGSARLRITLNAKHTSAQICQLVAELALLLIDQPIENQ; encoded by the coding sequence ATGGCGCATCCTCTGACGGATAAAATGACTCAGCAAATGGCGCAGCAGCAAGAAAGTGGCTTGCTGCGACAGCGGCATGAGCTTAATGCCGCAACTCATCAGCCTACAGCTTTCATCGATTTTAGTCATAATGATTATCTAGGTTTAGCTAACGCCAGCGAACTTGCCGATGCGCTTTATCAAGGCGCATTAACCTATGGTGTTGGCAGCAAAGCATCGCCATTAGTCAGCGGTTATGGTCAGGCACATGCAATGCTTGAGCAAAAACTGTGTGAGATGACAGGTCATCAAGCTGGCATGCTTTTTTGTTCTGGTTTTAGTGCTAATAGCGCATTAATGAAAACCTTGTTTTCAAGTACCGATACAGTGATTGCCGATAAACTGGTACACGCTTCAATTATTGATGGCATTCAAGACAGCGGCGCGAAGTTGCTGCGTTATCTGCATAACGACATAGACAGCGCGGCCCGCCTACTAACCAAGCATCCCAATAGTGTATTAGTCACCGAAAGCGTCTTTAGTATGGACGGCGATTGCGCACCCATTAGTGATTTAAGCGCGCTGTGTCGGCAACATAATAGCTTGATAATCGTCGATGATGCCCACGGTTTTGGGGTGTTAAGTGCCAAGAGATTAACAGCAGCTGATGCTGATATTCAAGTGGTTACCTTTGGTAAAGCATTAGGCTGCCAAGGCGCAGCCATTTTAGCGAGCCAGCAAGTGATTGATTTTTTAGTGGCCAATGCCCGCCATTATATTTATTCAACAGCCTTGTCACCGGCTAATGCATATTTGGCTTTTTCTGCGCTTAAATTAATTGAACAGCAGCCTGAACGCCTTATGCAACTCAATGACAATATTACCTTATTTAGACGTTTAGCAGAGCAAGCGGGTATTGGGTTAACTGAATCAAACACAGCAATTCAACCTATTATTATTGGCGATAATATATCGACCATGACGGTGGCAGAGTCGCTGGCTCAAAAAGGCTTTAAGGTAGGGGCAATACGTTCGCCCACAGTACCTCAAGGTTCGGCCAGATTACGCATTACCCTAAATGCCAAGCATACGTCTGCACAAATTTGCCAACTTGTAGCCGAGCTTGCTTTGTTGTTAATAGATCAGCCAATTGAGAATCAATAG
- a CDS encoding substrate-binding periplasmic protein, whose translation MAKTVLYLMISIGLLLFVNGEAEAIDIEEITEVKYNLSVQFVDPKQAYYIALLELALQRSQSKYGAYKMTPVVIEMPQARTIKLVESNQHIDIVWTMTSIERENQLQAVYIPLLKGLMGYRIGIIRKGEQSRFNGINSLTEFKRILIGQGSDWPDTDILQQNGFSVIAGSASKLLAMLAKNRFDYFPRAIHEPWDELSRRDDIELEQHLLLHYAAPIYFFVNKQNKPLAERLEFGLRQTIDDGSFDELLLNHPITAGVIEKAQLHKRRQFEIANPLLSPKSAALLNDAKLWLTTLESAQ comes from the coding sequence ATGGCTAAAACTGTATTGTATTTAATGATATCGATAGGCTTACTGCTCTTTGTTAACGGAGAAGCTGAGGCCATCGACATTGAAGAAATCACTGAAGTGAAATATAATTTATCGGTGCAGTTTGTCGACCCTAAACAAGCCTATTATATTGCTTTACTTGAACTGGCTTTACAAAGAAGTCAATCAAAGTACGGCGCTTACAAAATGACACCTGTGGTTATCGAAATGCCACAAGCCCGTACCATCAAATTAGTTGAATCGAACCAGCATATCGACATTGTGTGGACCATGACCTCTATTGAACGAGAAAACCAGCTGCAAGCAGTTTATATACCGTTACTTAAAGGCTTAATGGGTTATCGTATTGGTATCATACGCAAAGGCGAACAAAGTCGTTTTAATGGGATAAATTCCCTAACTGAATTTAAACGTATTCTTATTGGTCAAGGCTCAGACTGGCCAGATACAGATATTTTACAGCAAAATGGTTTTAGTGTTATTGCAGGTTCTGCCAGTAAATTATTAGCCATGTTAGCCAAAAATCGCTTTGACTATTTCCCCCGCGCAATACATGAACCTTGGGATGAATTGTCCCGCAGGGATGACATTGAATTAGAACAACATTTATTACTGCACTACGCTGCCCCCATTTACTTCTTTGTTAATAAGCAAAATAAACCATTGGCTGAACGATTAGAGTTTGGGTTACGCCAAACAATTGATGATGGCAGCTTTGATGAACTACTTTTAAATCATCCTATTACAGCAGGTGTAATAGAGAAGGCTCAGTTACACAAGCGCAGACAATTTGAAATAGCCAATCCCCTTTTATCACCCAAAAGCGCGGCATTATTAAATGATGCCAAATTATGGTTAACGACACTAGAAAGCGCTCAATAA
- the trpA gene encoding tryptophan synthase subunit alpha — translation MSNRYQAVFAALKAKKQGAFVPFVTIGDPSLDISFNIIKTLVESGADALELGFPFSDPLADGPVIQGANLRSLAAGTTPDDCFELIAKVRVLYPELPIGLLLYANLVFSNGIDQFYTKAQAAGVDSVLIADVPIEESAPFIAAAKQHNIAPIFIAPPNANSDTLKQVSELGEGYTYLLSRAGVTGTESKAGAPVELILAKLVEFNAPPPLLGFGIAEPEQVKEAIKAGAAGAISGSAVVKIIETHQHDEAKLLATLGEFTKNMKAATAY, via the coding sequence ATGAGTAATCGATATCAGGCAGTCTTTGCGGCGTTAAAAGCAAAAAAACAAGGTGCCTTTGTCCCCTTTGTGACCATTGGTGACCCTAGTTTAGATATTTCTTTTAATATCATTAAAACCTTAGTTGAAAGTGGTGCTGATGCGCTGGAGTTAGGATTTCCATTTTCAGACCCACTTGCTGATGGCCCGGTTATTCAAGGCGCTAATTTGCGCTCGCTAGCAGCAGGCACCACACCTGACGACTGCTTTGAATTAATCGCTAAGGTTCGTGTGCTTTATCCAGAGTTGCCGATTGGCTTATTACTGTATGCTAACTTAGTATTTTCAAATGGTATTGATCAATTTTATACCAAAGCACAGGCAGCGGGTGTCGACTCAGTACTAATTGCCGATGTACCGATAGAAGAATCTGCCCCCTTTATTGCAGCAGCTAAACAGCACAATATAGCGCCAATATTTATTGCGCCGCCAAATGCAAACAGCGACACATTAAAACAGGTAAGTGAATTAGGTGAAGGTTACACCTACTTATTATCTCGTGCTGGCGTAACAGGCACTGAGTCTAAAGCAGGCGCACCAGTTGAACTTATTCTGGCAAAATTAGTTGAATTTAATGCGCCGCCACCGCTATTGGGCTTTGGTATTGCAGAGCCCGAGCAGGTCAAAGAAGCGATCAAAGCCGGTGCTGCGGGTGCTATATCAGGCTCAGCTGTGGTTAAAATCATTGAAACTCATCAACATGATGAAGCAAAATTACTGGCAACACTGGGCGAGTTTACCAAAAACATGAAAGCTGCCACGGCTTATTAA
- the trpB gene encoding tryptophan synthase subunit beta — protein sequence MDELKLNPYFGEYGGMYVPQILVPALKQLETAFVEAQQDPEFQAEFTDLLKNYAGRPTALTLTRNLSPNPLVKIYLKREDLLHGGAHKTNQVLGQALLAKRMGKKEIIAETGAGQHGVATALACALLDLKCKVYMGAKDIERQSPNVFRMKLMGAEVVPVTSGSSTLKDACNEAMRDWSGSYDKAHYLLGTAAGPHPFPTIVREFQRIIGEETKRQILEKEGRLPDAVIACVGGGSNAIGMFADFIDEPSVELIGVEPAGKGIDTPMHGAPLKHGKTGIFFGMKAPLMQDSHGQIEESYSVSAGLDFPSVGPQHAHLNAIGRARYESATDDEALEMFQVLARKEGIIPALESAHALAYAVRLAKEATKETILVVNLSGRGDKDIFTVADILAAKAQESGNE from the coding sequence ATGGACGAGCTCAAGCTTAACCCTTATTTCGGCGAATATGGCGGTATGTATGTACCACAGATTCTAGTACCAGCTTTAAAGCAATTAGAAACTGCCTTTGTAGAAGCTCAACAAGACCCTGAGTTTCAAGCTGAGTTTACTGACCTGCTAAAAAACTATGCGGGTCGCCCAACAGCGCTGACACTTACCCGTAATTTAAGCCCTAACCCATTAGTAAAAATCTATCTTAAAAGAGAAGATTTGCTCCACGGCGGTGCCCATAAAACCAACCAGGTATTGGGTCAAGCATTATTGGCTAAGCGCATGGGTAAGAAAGAAATTATTGCTGAAACCGGTGCCGGCCAACACGGCGTAGCAACCGCCCTAGCCTGTGCGTTATTAGATCTTAAATGTAAAGTTTACATGGGTGCAAAAGACATTGAACGTCAATCACCAAACGTATTTAGAATGAAATTAATGGGGGCTGAGGTGGTACCTGTGACGTCTGGTTCATCCACCCTAAAAGATGCTTGTAACGAAGCAATGCGTGATTGGTCTGGCAGCTACGATAAAGCACATTACCTTTTAGGTACTGCAGCTGGCCCTCATCCATTCCCGACCATAGTGCGTGAATTTCAGCGTATTATTGGTGAAGAAACCAAAAGGCAAATTCTTGAAAAAGAAGGTCGCCTTCCGGATGCTGTTATTGCCTGTGTTGGCGGTGGTTCAAACGCTATTGGTATGTTTGCTGACTTTATCGATGAACCGTCAGTTGAACTTATTGGTGTCGAACCAGCAGGTAAAGGCATTGATACCCCCATGCACGGCGCCCCGCTTAAACACGGTAAAACCGGTATTTTCTTTGGTATGAAAGCCCCACTAATGCAAGACAGTCATGGTCAAATTGAAGAGTCTTATTCAGTTTCTGCCGGACTTGATTTCCCCTCTGTTGGTCCACAACATGCACACCTTAATGCCATTGGTCGTGCTAGATATGAGTCAGCAACCGATGATGAAGCATTAGAAATGTTCCAAGTATTGGCCCGTAAAGAAGGTATTATTCCTGCGCTTGAGTCCGCTCACGCACTTGCCTATGCAGTGCGACTAGCAAAAGAAGCCACCAAAGAAACCATTTTAGTGGTCAACTTATCAGGTCGTGGTGACAAGGATATTTTCACCGTAGCAGACATTTTAGCAGCCAAAGCACAGGAGAGCGGCAATGAGTAA